The Ornithodoros turicata isolate Travis chromosome 9, ASM3712646v1, whole genome shotgun sequence genome includes a region encoding these proteins:
- the LOC135368094 gene encoding polyprenol reductase-like — protein MIWNPLDVFWIIVATTITVVSSLYVWKKESVPELLTAAMLYGKMAKTEKKSLRLKDISIPKRWFAHFYQFGVVIFAFCTFVMLQMFVFKQQPPSIVRHVLDIAVPNRSVVSVSASTILIVQILESLQVFRRCYECMFVSVYSDAQMHIWHYLMGYLFYFGVQLSILSNAPGFASSSATIPSLSLYDLSWNHVVGTVLFLWAYKVQFDSHLRMASLRKDSTGKVITTSHKIPHGGWFELVSCPHYFAEIMVYSALTLILWRANLTWWLMMYWTWSNQIAVSFLSHYWYRENFREYPKHRKAVFPFVL, from the exons ATGATCTGGAACCCTTTGGACGTCTTTTGGATAATCGTCGCGACGACAATCACTGTCGTGAGCTCACTCTACGTATGGAAAAAGGAGAGCGTCCCAGAACTTCTGACTGCAGCGATGCTGTATGGAAAAATGGCCAAGACGGAAAAGAAATCGTTACGATTGAAGGACATATCGATTCCGAAACG GTGGTTCGCTCACTTTTACCAGTTTGGCGTCGTCATCTTCGCATTTTGCACATTCGTCATGTTGCAAATGTTCGTGTTTAAGCAACAACCGCCTTCGATCGTACGCCACGTTCTCGACATAGCGGTACCCAACCGGAGTGTTGTTTCAG TTTCCGCATCGACTATTTTAATTGTTCAAATTTTGGAGTCTCTGCAAGTGTTCAGGAGATGCTACGAATGCATGTTCGTTTCGGTCTACTCGGATGCACAAATGCACATCTGGCATTACTTGATGGGGTACCTGTTCTACTTCGGAGTACAATTGAGCATCCTCTCCAACGCTCCGGGATTCGCCAGTTCAA GTGCTACCATTCCCTCACTTTCATTGTACGACCTGTCTTGGAACCATGTGGTGGGAACAGTTCTGTTCTTGTGGGCATACAAGGTGCAGTTTGACAGCCACCTGCGGATGGCATCGTTGAGGAAAGATAGTACAG GCAAAGTAATCACCACCAGCCACAAGATACCTCACGGAGGATGGTTCGAGCTGGTCTCCTGCCCCCACTACTTTGCCGAGATCATGGTGTACAGTGCACTCACCCTGATACTGTGGAGAGCTAATTTAACGTGGTGGCTCATGATGTACTGGACCTGGAGCAACCAAATTGCTGTCTCTTTCCTCAGTCATTATTGGTACAGGGAAAACTTCCGCGAATATCCAAAGCACAGGAAAGCTGTGTTTCCATTTGTTCTCTAA